Within Ictalurus furcatus strain D&B chromosome 3, Billie_1.0, whole genome shotgun sequence, the genomic segment taaataatccCACCTTAAAAAGCATATAAGACTTTAGAAATTtgggattaaaaacaaacaaactaaaatgacaaatctataaataaaaattttgataGACAGATAGCAAATGAATATTGAACTCTGTGAGGTTCTGGCAATGGTTTTATTACCCAGAAACCTGTTCACCATCTTGCTGCCTCTCAGAAGCCGATACGACAACAAGCGCCACAGCATCCGCTGATATTGATTTGAAAGGAAAGCCTACTACAGGGCTTATCGAGCAAAGCAATCCTAAGAGAACTGGCCAATAGCTTGTCACTTGCACTAAAGCACATTCTCTACTGTTTAGATTAAGGAGGTGAAACAGTCTTTATTCTGTGCTCTAAATCTTTtaatgaattcccaagtatgcGTATGCACTGTTTCCTATGTTAAGTGTGACAAATGTCCGTTTAGATGTaagaaatgtactgtatataaaacaatttttcatCTATTGAGGAACTAATGAAAAGCCTACAGTATTCAACCTTTCTTCAAGAGATTGGAGGGATGATAATTTATTCGAAGTACTTCAAAAGTCATATCACAAACTATCATATTTTCAGCATGGTTTGTGGCCTGTAGTGTATCCTGTGTATCATCGTCATAGATTTTTCAAGGCTTATATATTGGGGCAGAATTGCACTCAGAGATAAGTGCCTCATTCTTTCATCATTGTTATGATTATTGATGTCTGCCATTTCTGTTTATGCCCAGTCCGAAGCAATAAAGAGACTAAGCATCTCACCTAAGCAAATGTAGCACTTGGCACTGTTAAGGCTTTAAAATCTCATTACTTCTGACAAACATCCAAATATTTTCACTAGTCCATATTAGTCAATATGGAGAGTACATTTTAATCAGATAACTAGTCAAATAGAAAGTATATGAATAATTCGCCCACCTTATAATTAATGAAATACATTAACGTATAAAAAAGGGCGGATGACTAAGAGCTCTTATCTTAAAATTACCCTGCAAATAGGAATAGAGTAGTGCAAGAAGCAAGTTGTGAATAGCACCCTGCTGAACTGCTGAGGGTATGTGAAGATCCTGTAAGCATGTTTAAGTATGTGAAATGAGATTGCAGCTCTTCAGGGAGCTGCCGAGCCTGCTGTGAGGCTTTTGATAACTGAAAAGTCATACTTTTAATGGCATTAATGAATGATCCTGTAACTTATTTTTCAACTGCATCTAAACACCCGGTGTAAAtcacatttctttcatttctgccAGATGATGTATTGAACACCATAAGTACACTTACTGTTTGCTGTCAGTGAGGTTTAAACATGTGGAGTCTGAGAAAGAATGACAGGTAGAGTCTTTATGTGAtataaattttgaaaaatcctgCAGATTAGGCCTGTAGAACCCCTgccatttactttttttctgttattgATTCTGAACTGGAAATCAGGACTTGTGCCAAGGGGATGTAGGGTTTCCATAGAAATAGCATGTTTGAAGAAGTCTGCTTGAAAGGGAcacttgtgcatgtgtgaacgtgtgtctgtgcatgctACAGCCAATACATCACAATATCCATCAGAAGTGAGTGTCTTGCAAGAGGAGGGGGCTAGGATGTAGAGGGAAAACATTAAAGGTTTTGTAGGCATTTGACTATAAAAGCATTTCAGTGATTAtggattatgattatgattgtgATTATGCTTGtgattatgattgtgtgtgtgcatgtgaatcAAGTGGTATACACTCTTTACATTTTGGGCATGTTTGTGTCTGTGCATAAGTGAAACTGTCTAATTACATCTCTATCTCTGTTGTTCTCTGCATCTCTGCACCTTCCCCCATCCTGCAGGTGGTCATGCTGCTCTCTTTGTTCTCCTGTGCTGTGGGCTTCTCCCTCTTACTGCTCCTCCTGTTCCCGTACCCTGCCCAGGCTTGTCCTGCCCGTTGTGAGTGTTCTGTGCCCACACGTTCGGTCTCATGCCACCGCAAGCGGTTGGCGCAGGTGCCCGAGGGCATCCCCATCGAGACTCGAGCACTGGATCTCAGCAAAAACCGTCTGCGCATTATCACACCACAGAATTTCTCTGGCCTTCTGTTGCTAGAGGAGCTTGACTTGAGCACCAACCTGTTGTCTTCTGTGGAGCCTGGAAGTTTTCGTGCCCAGCCGCGCTTACGAACACTGCGTCTGCGCAACAATCAGCTTACCTTGCTGCCACGTGGTGCGCTTGCTGGCCTGAGTGAGCTCACTCTGCTGGACATCAGCCAGAACCGTCTGGTTATTCTGCTTGATTATGGCTTTGAGGACCAGCGGCGTCTGCGTGTGCTTGAGCTTGCTGACAATGAACTAGTTTTTGTTGCACCCCGTGCCTTCAGTGGCTTGCCTGCATTGCGTTCGCTGACACTGCAGCGCTGTAACCTGAGTGCTGTGCCCAGCCACGCACTGGCGCACCTGCATGGCCTAACCAGTCTTCGCCTTAGACAGCTGGACATTGCAGAACTGCTACCACACACCTTCAAGGGCCTGGGCCGTCTGCGTCATCTTGAGGTGGATCATTGGCCAGCACTGGAAGCTGTGTCCTCTCTTGCCCTGCAGGGTCTGAATCTTAGCACGCTCTTCATCACCCATACCAACCTTTCAGTGGTACCAGTGCTGAGCCACCTGTCCTATTTGACCCATCTGAACCTGTCATACAGCAGCGTGAGGGTGCTGCCAGCTGGCTGGCTGCGTGGTCTGGACCGGCTGGAAGTGCTGCATGTACGCAAGGCTCAGTTGGTGCGTGTGGAGGCCCAAGCCTTCCAAGGGGCACTGTCACTTCGTCTGCTTGACCTCTCCTACAATCGCCTGACTACACTGGAAAGAGTCACACTGCCAGCATCTATGGCCCTGCAGAACCTCCTGATTAGCCAAAACCCATTAGTGTGTGACTGCCGTTTGCGCTGGCTACTTCAAAGGACACTGCCCCTACAATTTGGAGAAGTGCAACCTCAGTGCACAGCGCCTGCCGCTCTGGCTGGGAAACCTTTCAGTGATATAGTAGAGCCACTGCTTTCCCGCTACGTCATATGCACCAAACCCAGGGTCACTGCCATGTCGACACAACCAGCCCAAGCAGAAGAGGGACAAAAGGCATGGTTGTACTGCACAGCAGATGGTGCTCCACCCCCCTCTGTCTCCTGGCTGACACCACACAGGAGGCACATCACCACCAAGAGCACAGGCCGCATGGTTGTCCATGGCAATGGTTCCCTGGAGTTCCGGGTAGTGGAGCCTCAGGACAGtggtatttatgtgtgtgtggcatcCAATCCTGCAGGCAATTCCACCCTGTCCATAACACTAGCTGTTAAAAGCCTGGGCCTTAGGGATGGGGCTCTCTATGGCAACCGCAGCTTCATCTTCGATCCTGATTACAATAGCTCCTTGATCAATGGCACAGAGCATTACACAATCAGGATGGTGTTGGACTTCACTACCATTCTTGTGTCTACGGCCATGGGCTGCCTCAGCTTCCTGGGTGTGGTCCTTTTCTGTTTCTTGCTACTGTTCGCTTGGAGTCGAGGCAAAGGCAAGCACAGAGGAAGTGTGGACATCCAGTATGTTCCCCGCAAAAGGAAAGGAGCCAGCAGTGAGCTTACTGAGACCAGTGGCCCCAGACGTGTCAACATGAAGATGATCTGAGAGCCAGATGGTTCCAAACGCATAACCTTGATCCTCTAATAGTCAAACTGTAGAACAgaggaaaaagcaaaaacagagaaagaccTGCAACCATGGTGGCCAGTAGAGATTGGCAGATAAGCAGCACACTATTTCAGTTTGTGTGCTTTCATGTGAATGTATGTTTGAGGTACCTATGACGTACATACATATgaatgtacagttgcaatcaaaattactcaacccccattgcaaatcaggtttattgtccaaatttacagactttcagcagtttgcaatgaacaaatcaaacaaaagcaattgaaatagttcaacacaacgaatgcttcaagtggtttccccaaactcaactgaaaatgcaacttgtaatgatttctctagtttcaaaatgattaaatTTTAATTCATTAGTTGCActaggtgtgcttgagctggaacacatgaaatacctgaactggctaggggtagaaaatttatgaaatacctggatggggcagaaaaaggaagctaacggctgcaaccagatttctgagaaggcaggttgtgaaaaaccctcgagtgactgcaaaagacctgcagcaagacttggtggtaacaggcactgaggtttcagtgagcacagtaaggtgcgtactaaatgcaaaaggtttccatgccagaacttcAAGACGTACATCattactgacccaaaagcacaagaaaagtcagctcaaaatcatataaataagccacagaagttttgggattctgttctgtgtcaaacaaaactggaactgttcggcacgatggatcagtgatatgtctggaggaagaagaatgaagaaagaatactctgtccacagtcaagcatggtggtggctcagtgatgctctggggctgctttgcatcctctggcactggacacctgcagcgtgtggaaggcaagatggattcattgaagtatcaggaaatcctaggagaaaatgtcatgccgtctgtgaggaagctgaagcttgggcgtcattggactttccaacaggataatgatcccaagcatacctcaaattccaccaaggcttgattgcagaagaagtcctggaagattctacagggccatcacagtcacctgacttgaacccgaggagaaaatctctggtgggatttgaagaaggtggttgcagcacacaaacccaagaatattacttaACTGGAGGACaatgctcatgaggaatgggctaagattcctcaggaacgctgccagaagctatgtaTCTCATTTGCAGAaagtcataacagcaaaagggtgttctactaagtactaaatatgcttgccatgaaggggtttaATAGTTTTTAtaagtttttttatatatataactggaaaagtcattataagttgcattttcagttgaatttggggaaatcacctgaagcattcattgtgttgaactatttcaattgctttggtatgatttatttattgcaaacagctgaaagtctataacttttgacaataaacctgatttgccatgagggtttaaataattttgatttcaaCTGTACGTATGTCAGTTGAAaaattgtgtgtgcatttatgggcatgtgtgtgtctatattatATGGATGTTTTCAATTGTGAGAGTTTACACATACTATCCAAACAGAGTCACTTatcaaaaaaagtatttgcgtGTCTTCTGCAATGTTTTTTCTGGTTATTTGGACAGCACAGATATGGGCAGAGGGCACTTTGTTGTATAAATATCATGtttgtgaggggaaaaatggtctatttatacattttaagttCCACTATTATTAACCTTTGAATTGCTGCAAAAACTCAAACTGTCTTCCCCAACAAGTAAATTATATACAGGAAGAAGCCTCAGCAGTGCTGTGTTGTGAAGTGTTAGGTTTTGCTCTGAATATCTCTTCTCCCCTGGGAGATCCTGAAGTTAGAGCAGCCTCTGGGAAAAGAGGAACATCATCTGccattttattgtaataaaaaaaaaagaaaagaaaaaaaaaatatatatatatatatatatatatatatatatatatatatatatatagatagatagatagatagatagatagatagatagatagacgatGTGTTGCAATGTGAGGACCTGTTTGACATGGTGGGTACAAGGGGCTGTGTTTGTGACTCAGTGGAAATCTGTGAAACTGTTTTTGATGTTCTGTCAAATGCTGCtcagatgtttttacataataaatacattggTATATTttccaaagaaaataaatataaatcatagAGCTTGATTGTTGTACCATTACAACCCAGAATCTGTTTCTTGTTACTGTGTCTAATTGTCCAGTGTTCTCTTAATCCAGCATATACCATATTCAACCATTTCAATGATTTGAGTGTTATCCTATCCAAATGACACACTATGAAATATGAAAACTTTATTTTGATAAGCCAATATTCTACTATACAATCAAAGGCAAACGTTTACACCCTTAGGACAAGATGAAGAAGGCCAAGAATTTTCAATAAGATAATTATTAAGTCACATTTTACAGATCTTTTGTTATCACAAAATGTTACTGATGTTAAAGTTAAATAGTTTGCTTCTATCTCTCTGAATCTGAATATTGGCAGTTGCCTTTATTGCTGCCTCCAATCTCTTTTGCATCCTCTGAATCCTGTCAGTTATATTACATTCTCAGTTATAATTCACCCCATATAGCTCATCCCCACCCccacttccacacacacacacacacattatacctGACAAATCGTTCTAATTGCATTCCTCAGATCAGTTGCACTCTGTATCTGTATATTGCAGTTCAACCAGTCCTTCAAGAGAAAATGGAAATGTTTGGAATGAATTCTGCATTCGTAATGCATTATGTGCGCATTTAGATTGTCATATAGAATATGTACAGCATCTTATTAAGCCTTGAATTAGTTACATGACTTCATAATGTCATTTTACATCATGCATTAGGGTATCTGCTTATAAGAACAATGTAAAAACTAAACCTGTAATGCACTGTATTTGCAAGTTACAATCATTATAACATTTGAGCTCTTAACTCTTAACAAAGCATCATACCAGGTCATTGCAGACTGTAGGCaaggtaagattttttttaatgtaatctgTAATGTAATTTCTATTAGTGTCTATAATGATTTTATGAACCatcattataatataatatgtaactTGACATTATGTGTTGAAATGTGTTATGTATTTAACTACAACTATGtttgggcatttatttattgtgcttATTACATAAGGTATTATATATGTTATGCAgtatacagtcatgggaaaaacaaagtataacatttacatttatggcatttggcagatgcccttatccagagcaacttttgacatttatctcatttatataactgagcagtCGAGTATGcatggtagtgctgggattagAACTCACATTCTACCATTCAGTAACTAGTGAGCTACCACTGTCCATAATAACAATGTTGGGTGATAGAATATCAAAAAACATATAACAATTGGGTGAACCTCGCcaactttaaacaaacaaataacttcaggtgacaacaaaaacacacaacggATTTTAATATCTAGTCATTTTTTCCAAAacagtaaaccaacattcagaaatcagatggggaaaaaataaatacacccttcCTACTTTTACAATCATTAACAGAATGATTAGTAGCCaggtgtccatccatccatccatcttctaccgcttactccttttcagggtcacggggaacctgaagcctatcccagggagcattgggcacaaggcgggatacaccctggacagggtgccagttaGCCAGGTGTTATTAATGAA encodes:
- the lingo2b gene encoding leucine-rich repeat and immunoglobulin-like domain-containing nogo receptor-interacting protein 2b — encoded protein: MLLSLFSCAVGFSLLLLLLFPYPAQACPARCECSVPTRSVSCHRKRLAQVPEGIPIETRALDLSKNRLRIITPQNFSGLLLLEELDLSTNLLSSVEPGSFRAQPRLRTLRLRNNQLTLLPRGALAGLSELTLLDISQNRLVILLDYGFEDQRRLRVLELADNELVFVAPRAFSGLPALRSLTLQRCNLSAVPSHALAHLHGLTSLRLRQLDIAELLPHTFKGLGRLRHLEVDHWPALEAVSSLALQGLNLSTLFITHTNLSVVPVLSHLSYLTHLNLSYSSVRVLPAGWLRGLDRLEVLHVRKAQLVRVEAQAFQGALSLRLLDLSYNRLTTLERVTLPASMALQNLLISQNPLVCDCRLRWLLQRTLPLQFGEVQPQCTAPAALAGKPFSDIVEPLLSRYVICTKPRVTAMSTQPAQAEEGQKAWLYCTADGAPPPSVSWLTPHRRHITTKSTGRMVVHGNGSLEFRVVEPQDSGIYVCVASNPAGNSTLSITLAVKSLGLRDGALYGNRSFIFDPDYNSSLINGTEHYTIRMVLDFTTILVSTAMGCLSFLGVVLFCFLLLFAWSRGKGKHRGSVDIQYVPRKRKGASSELTETSGPRRVNMKMI